One Dioscorea cayenensis subsp. rotundata cultivar TDr96_F1 chromosome 19, TDr96_F1_v2_PseudoChromosome.rev07_lg8_w22 25.fasta, whole genome shotgun sequence genomic window, CTAGGCActttttaattatgaaatttttaccACATTTAATGACCATATCTATGTTTGTTTTGGCTAGCTTGTACTCCACCCAAAAGAGAAACTAAAGAGAGCAAAGTAATGTTATTTTCAAGGTCAACCGAATGAAATTCTCcaaacaagcatataagaagATAACGATAAATAAAACACTTTATATATGATCTAAACAAGCACATAAGATTTGATAAAttctaaacaagaaaaaaaagccaaatattataatgcaataatttttttttcttttattgtatatatttatacaaattgGATCAAGGAAGGGTGGAATATTATACCAACACAACTCACTACTGtggagattatatatatatatatatatatattaaaaaaattaacatcttaaaatcaaacaaaataaaaccctagtaGTTAAGGTTAACAAGGCGAGTGAAGTAGTTGAATAAGTTATCAATGAAATCCATTAgataatcacacacacacacacacacaaagcaTCAATTCAGAAACTTGAACTCACGTACATAATCAATCTCCAAACATTCCTGCATGCACATGCAACGTACGTAGTTAATTACAACCTCGACTCTCAATCAAGTACACAAATACCTACATACATAAATCTAATCTCACCGGCGACCAATCAGCTCCGGGGCACTCCCGGAGGCGACGTGATCTCTGGTATAGTCTTCAACTGCGGTGTCCAAGAACAAGATTTCCTAAACTCACAAACATTATCATGACCTTGatcattatcatcattgctGCCACTGTTACTACTCCCATTTACATCTCTCTTCACTTGCACCAATCCCTTAGCCAAACACATCTTCCACATCTTCTCATACATCTCCGGCGATGTCGAAACCGTCTCCGGCACCATGAAATAAAGCCTTTTGCTCTCAAGCTCCGACGAGCTTGGCATCACCGTCCTCTGAGAACAACATCTCACTAACTTATACCCTTTATTGGCTGCCATGATTTCTTTTGCATGAATTCCATTGTTGAACTTGAGAAGTTTCCCATCTTCTCTGATTACAAGGACTAGTCCTTCTTTGGATGGAGAGTCAGAACATGGGCATGTCATGTTGTTGCCCATTTTGgttgcttgatttttttttttttgaattgtgtgtgttttcttgttgtGTGTTTAATTTGTATGttcttatatttaaatttggagtgtgtttttttcattgattttatcataaagaatgaaaattaaaaaagagcTCATTTTGTCTAATTCCTATGCTTTGGAATTGGCTTAACAAGGcttgcttcttgttgttgaccAATTACTTCTACTGctctcttgtttttgttttctatatataaatatacacacacacacatatttgatgaataacacaaacaaaaacagaaaaggATTCATCTTAGACCTAATTTGTCATctttcaaacaataaaaaagagataaatatatGCATGTCAAATCAATAAGACACATATATAACACAACATGAGAAAGAACAAATTAAACTGGTtgagaaaaataagaatgatatatatatgatacaaATTAATTATGGTTTCTTTCTTGTGGTGTGTGATATTCACCATTAGAGACTTTCCCATACCAagatcaagaaaacaaaactaaacgGCAAAATACTGCTGCTCTTGAATTCaagacaaaaaattaattaaataaccaATTTTGCAGATTCTTTGTAGTTTGTAACATGGCAAAATAATAACGATGATATATGcgctattttcttaatttacaaaaaaaacataatgacgTTATATATAATGCCTTTTTTGCTacatagttaaattttttttctataaaattaatatgatatCATAAAAACCATTGTGATTTTGCGAGAACTTAATTACTAGCCACATaagcatcaaaaaaataaaaaaataaacaaaaaaatataaaaatatgcataaagataaaatatatatatatatataatttttaaactatagaataattaaaaattatcatttggGCAAATACATAGATCTAAATGACTTTTATCCATATGACAATAATTGGAACAAGTATAATTAGAGCCATCGTTAACCACGTATGAATAATAGGCGACAATGGcacttttatataaatataaagcaGATCCCAAAAGCGATCTTTGGGCCGGATGTCTGATATATATACGATGTATGaaaatagtataagaatcccgggtgaacatCGTTAACCACATATTGACTTgcataattttcataataaatagaCAAATGAataatatcttattatttttgcatgtaaTAAGTATGTGCCAAAACTATTGGCAGCAAAGTTAGATTGAAATTTAGTTATAAATCTgaattattatgaaattaaaaatataaatttcagaATAACTTGTACTTACATAATGCAAAATTCAAGCTGGCTCACTCATTTGTCACTAATAATAGTGACCCATTTATGCAATAAGTGGATTATTTATATTGGCTATGATTTGGattaaaactaattttaaaattttaaaattaaaaataataattgacaTCACATCACTAACGCAATACATGGAGTGGCACCCAAAGCGCGCTCATGCATATCATTGATGAATTGGAtgttaacataatttaataaactaaAGCTTTCACAATGATACTAATACAGACAAGAAAATGACAAACTAAATCAATGGCCAATCTATCATTTAAATTAAGTTTCCACCATGATTTTGTGATGATTATTTATAGAGAATATTGGATGAGTTTTTTGTgtgttaaaattttgttttttttttttataaaaaagataaatcacaatttattaaaaaaaacaaatatataaaccaaaaagAAGCAAACAATTAAGGCCCAACAGGACAAAACGAAAcataatttgttaaaattttggtttgcgcaaaacttgtttgattaataaataagtcACATGCAATTTAGTTGAAGCattaaattgaattattaaaattaattgagttcaaaaaccaataaattttttctccatatatatatatattataaattttaattttaatgcatccaaataataaatttttaaaattttctaataattttgcTTTAAGAGGTAAATTGGCTTGTTTAAGCTTTATAACAATGAGTTAGTAATTTGTGTTAGACATTCTActtcaaaaacaaataacttCTAGATCCAAATCTTGCATGTAACATTTACAATGtcaatttaattttcattttattcaatcaaatggcatattgtaattaattaattttttaaaaaaaataaattaaatcactattcattgaaatagaaaataaaaatacaaaaactgcAATAAAATGGCGAAAGCCTAATTAACAGAAAGACCACCAAAGGTGgtgcacaaaagaaaaaaaaaactttttctgaaaaaaaaaatcatagtaaCAAGTGGATCAGAGAAACAACTAGTCTGCTCTTAGGGTGGATGCTTTTTCACATGATGCGTATATTTAATTTCTCTTATTCAGGTTTagctaaacaaaaattattatttaaaaattataaaaatgaatagaCTTCatataactttatttaaaaatttaaattattcccatccaattattcatttatcaagaaatatatatatatatatatatatatatattaatcgaAATTGGTTAGTTTTCATTGCAATGAAACGAAGCGTAGCTAGCGAGATATTTAGCAACAGTGATCTTGGAATCCTCTCCTTGTTTGATTAGGTCTCGCATTCTCTGTTCCAGTGATCTTGGTGCGTGGTGATTTCTCTCGGTGACGAGGGATTCATGGCTTTTTATCTCTTTTggtattgttttcattttatgttattttgatgAATTTCTTTGAGCTGGATGCTGAATTGTGTGATTtcggtgtttggtttgataagATTGatggtgtttgatgaaatttgTGGGTAATTAGTTAGTTTTTCCCTGAAATTATCTCATCTCTGTGTGATTTTTGATTTGTCTGTTTGATGCATCGGGTGGGGATGGAGAGTTTGGTCTTTGAGTTGATGTGTTAGTCTTTGTGGGTAATCTAGGGTTTGTAAATGGGGAGGTTGGTTCTTGATGTATGATTGATGTTTGCATTCTGAGGTTTGTAAATGGGAGTAGTAGTAGTTAGAGTAAATGTGATGGAATGGCTCGCTGGATGTATTGTTGGATCATGAATTTGCTTTTGTTCTTCTGGAAGGattaaaatgagttttttttagcTGAATCTATATTCAAGTGCCGAAGGACCAAGGAAGACTGGGAAAACAAATACAATTTTTCTCACAGTAAGTGGGGTTGCGAATTAGTAGGTTCTTACTTGTAAGCCTCCTAAAATGTGGGATCATATTGTCCTAGTTTGCGCATTTAGAGTCGATGAATCCATTTTTAACAATAGATgttacaaattaaaaagaagcTCAGTAAGGTTAAATGAAAAAGTGAgatcttgagttttttttttaaaaaaaataaatcaaactcttttttattttggtcttgGAATCAACCTCGATTGGAGCTTGAATCCAGAGAATGGAGCATAGTGGGTAATTTAGGTTTTACAAGTGGCATggtcttaaatatttttaatggactTACTGTAATTTTCTTTACTTGCTAGTGCAGCAACTGACTCCCATTTTTTGTGTCAGTTTGAGCGTGTCAGGTTTGATTTCAGGTTCTGAGCACTAACTTGTGTCTCTATCTTggatttttgtatttgaaattAACTGCAATTTGAAAAGTGCAACCTGCCTTATGACCAATGTCTGCCTGTGAACCAACAAAAGAATGCCAACGCAATCACTTTGCTGCTAACAGTGCCAAAACAGTGTTCAAGAAATTTGTTTTCTACTAATTTTCTTTCCTCTTTATCTTTAACTGTGATGTCTGTCCAAGAAAGGGAGTATGAGCAGCctacaatcaaattaaaagcgGATGTGAAAATTTGTGGATGAGATACTTCCACATGGGCTTCAAGTGCAAATGGTTTTCTGACTTGCAGTAATTGTTAGGttgtattttaatttctatGTGGTAATTGACTTGTTCAGTGCAAAAATACTTTGATATGTATCTTGGAAATGATTCAATTTTGTTTGTTATACTATACATATTTACTTACAGGGAGAATTCTGCTGTAGGTTCTACTGTGGGTTAAAGCAGTCATTGAGGGAGCTACATAAATCCATGAACTGTGACTCCTCATTGCCTTAAATTTTGTTACTGCTCTTTTACTCTTCATGAGCTCAACAGTTTCAACATCCCAGGGATACATCCACCAATGAGTCTCGGGTCATTAAAATCATCACTTCCATCACTATCATCTGTCACTATTTGTCAACCTGAACCACTTGGCAGTCATGGTGAAGAAATTAAGCTACTATCAGTTTCTTGGAATCAGGACTATGGATGTTTTTCCGCTGGCACAAGCTATGGTTTCCGCATCTATAATTGCGAACCTCTCAGGGAATCCTTTAGAAGGGATCTGAAAAGTGGGGGCTTTGGAATAGTTGAGATGCTATTCCGTTGCAATATCTTAGCCCTGGTTGGTGGTGGCACCAATCCACACTGCCCGCCAAATAAAGTTATGATCTGGGATGATCATCAAAGCCGTTCCGTTGGGGAATTTGCATACAGATCTAATGTCCGTGCTGTGAAATTAAGGCAGGATCGCATAATTGTAGTTCTTGAATACAAGATATATGTCTACAACTTTACAGATTTGAAACTACTTCACCAAATTGAGACTCTGTCTAATCCAAAGGGACTTTGCTGCCTTACACATGATCCACATACATTGGTCTTAGTATGCCCTGGTCTGCACCAGGGACAGGTTCGGGTTGAACATTTTAGTCTTAAGGTGACTAAGTTCATCAATGCGCATGATTCTACCATTGCCTGCTTCACCTTGACTATGGATGGACTTCTTCTTGCAACTGCTAGCATGAAGGGAACATTAATCAGGATATTTAACACAATGGATGGAACTCGCCTGCAAGAGGTAATgctgtctcttttttttttttttccagttaTGGTAAGTTAGCTGGGACTGGGAGTTCACATTTGCTGCATCACATTATCTTTTCAGTTTTAGCTAATACCCGTATTtctttgtcttctatttttttcatgacTTTAGACAATAAagacaaataaaacataatgaaTAATGTTTGTTTCCGCTaccttttttattatgttagttCCTACtgattttttctttcattatgtttgttAACAGtattattatactttttttttctttctataatGATAAATATGTAGGTAAGGAGAGGTGTTGACAGAGCTGAAATATATAGTATAGCTCTTTCTCCATCTGTAAAATGGCTTGCAGTTTCTAGTGACAAGGGTACTGTTCACATATTCAGCCTTAGATCCCGGTTAGTAGGAGAAGATCCACCCGACCATAATGTTTCTGGTGAAGCTCCAGGAATGATACCTCAAAACTCTTCTAGTTCTCTTGAAGTTCTTATACCTTCGAATGCAGGTGCCAATCCAAGCTCATCTCTGTCTTTCATGAAAGGTGAGAACATGAATATTTTTTGCTACATAATACCAAGTTCCTTTTATCCCTATTattgagaaataaataataattgaattatattCTTGCTAATGATTTTGCTGTACccattgatttcattattgccATTGTACCGAGATGCATAAATTCATTCAATACCCTCATATATTgggaaacatttttttttaaatggataaatcataactttattaagaaaataaaatgagttAGCATACAatattcatcaataaaaatgtttttctaCTTTTCCTAAGTTTGGGTTACCGgtgacaatttttttcaataaagttaCTATTGATAATCATTGCTTATGGATTGGGCTATTTATTtaccttttgtttattttattttttgaggaaTACTACTTCAAAATGCACATTTTGCCTTACAGAATTGTATTTATATCTATGAAAGACCAACAAGGTTCTGGTATCAGCCGTGTGTTACGCTGCTAAGATTAGCAGGCAAATTCTTTTCTGGGCAACCATGTGTTGCTTGATCTCTTTACTGCTGCTGTTTCTGCAGGCCAGATTTACCAGTCCTAGTGGAAGTTTATTCCAACTTCTTACTAGACAAAGGGGCAGCAAGATCATATTCAAGATATTGAAAGATATGAGCAAATGGGTTGAATaccaatttcttttattatttatattttttaatcaagcaATTGGTGGTCCATCAAGACCTACTAAGATTAAGGTTTCAATGACTTGTTTGGGAGCATTATCAATTCCAGAATACCATGAATGCTCCGATTCGGTATCAGTACTAAGGCCCTTATTTTGTATTGAATCATTAGATGAATGTTTAATGAGAGAATTGTGCTCTCCACGAGTTTGCCAATTGCAATTGCCCTAGTCAAATTTCTTCCTAACCTATCCACCCAATTTTGTCTAGTTGAATCCACTGAGTTATTGAGGGGCTCTTGGGTCATTTTTCAGACCATTGTTTGCTTTAATAtgtttttgtaataataatatggctttgagaaatttgatgtttatttgCTTATACTGTTCTGCCCTTGTCCTTCTttcaaaagaaagaataatCTTTAACATGGTGTTCTACTCTTCAGGAGTACTGCCGAAGTATTTTAGTTCTGAGTGGTCATTTGCTCAGTTCCACTTACCAGAAATCACACGATATATCATTGCATTTGGAAGCCAAAACACTGTTATGATTGTTGGCATGGATGGCAGGTAGAGTCTTCTGTTCATTCtccaatttttctttgattaaagATTCTTACATACCTATTTGTAGCATGTCTTTATTTGCAAGGCCCATAGGAATTCAAATTTCATCTCCCAAAGTTGTCGGACATCGGATATGAAAATTAACTCATACTCCAGGATCATTTAATTGAAGGGCCAACCATAttgattttggat contains:
- the LOC120250202 gene encoding LOW QUALITY PROTEIN: autophagy-related protein 18c-like (The sequence of the model RefSeq protein was modified relative to this genomic sequence to represent the inferred CDS: inserted 1 base in 1 codon), which produces MSSTVSTSQGYXPPMSLGSLKSSLPSLSSVTICQPEPLGSHGEEIKLLSVSWNQDYGCFSAGTSYGFRIYNCEPLRESFRRDLKSGGFGIVEMLFRCNILALVGGGTNPHCPPNKVMIWDDHQSRSVGEFAYRSNVRAVKLRQDRIIVVLEYKIYVYNFTDLKLLHQIETLSNPKGLCCLTHDPHTLVLVCPGLHQGQVRVEHFSLKVTKFINAHDSTIACFTLTMDGLLLATASMKGTLIRIFNTMDGTRLQEVRRGVDRAEIYSIALSPSVKWLAVSSDKGTVHIFSLRSRLVGEDPPDHNVSGEAPGMIPQNSSSSLEVLIPSNAGANPSSSLSFMKGVLPKYFSSEWSFAQFHLPEITRYIIAFGSQNTVMIVGMDGSFYRCSFDPVCGGEMQQQEFVRFLKINHPRPRSTPT